In Carya illinoinensis cultivar Pawnee chromosome 10, C.illinoinensisPawnee_v1, whole genome shotgun sequence, one DNA window encodes the following:
- the LOC122279777 gene encoding codeine O-demethylase-like, translating into MIYMQVLYFEKMESSKQDSLATSTSHLVILNIEEEISKDTNIKVPERYTRIDRHEDPPALATPSFQYPISTIDMKQLVSPETEEFELEKLHSICMECGIFQLVNHGVSSSLMEKLNDEIEGFFKLPSEEKMKVKVRPGDVEGFGTVVRSDDQKLDWGDKIYLIVNPIHRRKPYLFPELPSSLRETLESYLLELQKLSMTLFRYLGKALMIETGEMEELFEDGMQSIRITRYPPCPQPELVLGLTPHSDATGITILHQINGVEGLQMKRDGVWIPVSFLPDGFVVNVGDILEILSNGVYNSVEHRVTVNSMKERMSIGMFFNPKFEAEIGPSPALLNSNNPPLFRRVGMEKYVKDFFSRRLNGKAYLEHMRIKAGEGNMN; encoded by the exons ATGATTTACATGCAAGTGCTATATTTCGAAAAAATGGAATCGTCAAAGCAAGATAGTTTGGCAACAAGTACTTCTCATTTAGTAATTCTGAATATCGAGGAGGAGATCTCCAAAGACACTAATATCAAAGTCCCAGAACGCTATACTCGAATTGATCGTCATGAGGACCCTCCAGCTTTAGCAACCCCCAGCTTTCAATATCCGATCTCCACAATTGACATGAAACAACTTGTTTCTCCGGAGACGGAGGAATTTGAACTTGAGAAGTTGCACTCAATTTGCATGGAATGCGGAATCTTTCAG TTGGTAAACCACGGAGTTAGCTCTTCACTCATGGAGAAGCTGAATGATGAGATTGAAGGATTCTTCAAGCTTCCCTCGGAAGAAAAAATGAAGGTCAAGGTAAGACCAGGTGATGTTGAAGGCTTTGGTACCGTTGTCCGTTCCGATGACCAAAAGCTTGACTGGGGTGATAAGATCTATTTGATTGTAAACCCTATTCATCGAAGAAAGCCATATCTTTTCCCAGAACTCCCTTCATCTttgag AGAAACATTGGAGTCTTACTTACTGGAGTTGCAAAAACTTTCCATGACACTGTTCCGATATCTGGGAAAGGCTCTCATGATAGAAACGGGAGAGATGGAGGAATTGTTTGAAGATGGAATGCAATCTATAAGAATTACCCGCTATCCTCCCTGCCCACAACCAGAGCTCGTTTTGGGTCTCACGCCTCATTCGGATGCAACTGGCATTACAATCCTTCACCAAATTAATGGAGTCGAAGGTCTTCAAATGAAGAGAGATGGGGTTTGGATTCCTGTAAGCTTCCTCCCAGATGGCTTCGTCGTGAATGTAGGAGACATTCTTGAG ATTTTGAGCAATGGGGTCTACAACAGCGTCGAGCACAGGGTAACTGTGAATTCAATGAAAGAGAGGATGTCGATTGGTATGTTCTTCAACCCAAAATTTGAAGCAGAGATTGGACCATCGCCTGCTTTATTGAACTCAAATAACCCACCATTGTTTCGAAGGGTTGGAATGGAAAAGTATGTTAAGGATTTCTTCTCCCGGAGGCTCAATGGAAAGGCGTACTTAGAGCATATGAGAATCAAAGCCGGAGAGGGCAACATGAACTAA